A genome region from Brassica oleracea var. oleracea cultivar TO1000 chromosome C2, BOL, whole genome shotgun sequence includes the following:
- the LOC106325201 gene encoding probable monodehydroascorbate reductase, cytoplasmic isoform 2 isoform X2 encodes MGRAFVYVIVGGGVAAGYAALEFTRKGVSDGELCIISDEPVAPYERPALSKGFLLPEDPTRLPSFHTCVGANDEILTPKWYKEHGIELVLGTRVKSVDARRLTLVTSTGETITYNFLIIATGARALKLEEFGVEGSDAENVCYLRDLSDADRLATVIQSSSNGNAVVIGGGYIGMECAASLVINKINVTMVLAGAHCMARLFTPKIATFYEDYYMGKGVKFIKGTVLTSFEFDSDKKVTAVNLKDGNQLPADLVVVGIGIRPNISLFEGQLTIEKGGIKVNSQMQSSESSVYAIGDVATFPVKLYGEMRRLEHVDFARKSARHAVSAIMEPEKTGEFDYLPCFYSRFFAFSWQFYGDHVGEVVHFGEYEDGEVFGAYWVKEGHLVGCFLEGGTKEQYETISKATQLKPAVTDMEELEREGLGFTQTVVSQQVVTEVKDVLSSEIVRQTSRVVSLVTVEKPLHVWHAVTGVVVAASVTAFAFWYGRRRRRW; translated from the exons ATGGGAAGAGCGTTCGTGTATGTGATCGTGGGAGGAGGTGTTGCTGCTGGTTACGCAGCTCTCGAATTCACAAGGAAAGGTGTCTCCGATGGCGAGCTCTGCATCATCTCCGATGAACCC GTTGCACCATATGAGAGGCCCGCGTTAAGCAAAGGTTTTCTGTTGCCAGAAG ATCCTACACGGCTTCCTTCTTTCCACACTTGTGTTGGGGCTAATGATGAGATACTGACCCCAAAATGGTACAAGGAACATG GAATCGAATTAGTCCTTGGAACTCGTGTTAAGTCCGTTGATGCGAGGAGGTTGACTCTTGTAACAAGCACCGGGGAGACTATAACTTACAACTTTTTGATCATTGCAACAGGTGCCAGG GCGCTGAAGCTCGAAGAGTTTGGGGTGGAAGGCTCGGATGCTGAAAATGTATGTTACTTACGAGATCTGAGCGACGCAGACAGGCTTGCCACTGTGATCCAATCAAGCTCCAATGGGAATGCTGTTGTTATCGGTGGTGGCTATATTGGCATGGAATGTGCTGCATCTTTAGTGATCAACAAAATCAATGTGACCATGGTTCTTGCAGGGGCTCACTGCA TGGCGCGTCTCTTTACTCCCAAGATTGCAACTTTCTATGAAGACTACTACATGGGTAAAGGAGTGAAGTTTATCAAAGGAACTGTTTTGACATCATTTGAGTTTGATTCGGATAAAAAG GTCACGGCGGTTAATCTGAAAGATGGGAATCAGTTACCAGCAGATTTGGTCGTGGTTGGAATCGGAATACGACCAAACATAAGCTTGTTTGAAGGACAGCTAACAATAGAGAAAGGAGGGATAAAAGTGAACAGCCAAATGCAGTCAAGTGAGAGTTCAGTGTATGCAATAGGCGATGTAGCTACATTCCCAGTGAAACTATATGGCGAAATGAGGAGGCTAGAGCATGTGGACTTCGCTAGGAAATCTGCACGGCACGCAGTTTCAGCGATCATGGAGCCAGAGAAGACAGGAGAGTTTGACTACTTGCCGTGTTTCTACTCAAGGTTCTTTGCCTTCTCCTGGCAGTTCTATGGAGACCATGTTGGTGAAGTTGTGCACTTTGGGGAGTATGAAGACGGTGAAGTGTTTGGAGCATATTGGGTTAAAGAGGGTCACCTTGTTGGGTGTTTTCTTGAAGGTGGGACCAAAGAACAGTATGAAACTATCTCTAAGGCAACACAGTTGAAACCAGCTGTTACTGATATGGAAGAACTGGAAAGAGAAGGACTCGGGTTTACTCAGACAGTGGTGAGTCAGCAGGTGGTTACTGAAGTTAAGGATGTTCTAAGCTCTGAGATTGTGAGGCAGACGTCAAGAGTTGTGAGTCTTGTGACGGTGGAGAAGCCTTTGCATGTATGGCACGCGGTGACTGGAGTTGTTGTTGCTGCGTCTGTGACTGCGTTTGCTTTTTGGTATGGTAGGAGACGTCGTAGATGGTGA
- the LOC106324374 gene encoding glutathione S-transferase T3-like: MGLLNNVHNNNVQENFPYESYPSTVDIGASEILPFSSQQSEAPSQPQDTPVERMVRKKWTPRDDEVVISVWLNTSKDAIVGNSMKLQTFWKRVDEYFAATLHEKIENVHCKQRWHRINDQTNKFCAAFAAAERQITSGQSDNDVLMLAHEIFYSDQGQKFTLEHAWCVLRHEQKWISLNTPTPTGSKRKSGEVSSQTSSTAVGEVSSDSSMHPEGIKAAKASRNIRKGKVIEDYKTIMEGKMEELARKEKLSKLTILDTFLAKKDPLSLSEETVKNKLLVDLL, from the coding sequence ATGGGGCTTCTTAACAATGTTCACAATAATAATGTTCAGGAAAACTTTCCTTATGAAAGTTATCCTTCCACTGTCGACATTGGCGCCTCAGAAATCCTTCCTTTTAGTTCCCAACAGTCTGAGGCTCCATCCCAACCTCAGGACACACCTGTGGAGCGTATGGTGAGAAAGAAATGGACGCCGCGTGATGACGAGGTTGTGATTAGTGTGTGGCTTAACACATCAAAGGACGCCATTGTCGGAAATTCTATGAAGTTACAGACCTTCTGGAAACGCGTTGATGAGTACTTTGCAGCAACTCTTCATGAGAAGATAGAGAATGTTCATTGTAAGCAGAGGTGGCACAGAATCAATGATCAAACGAATAAGTTCTGTGCCGCATTCGCTGCTGCAGAGAGACAAATAACCAGCGGTCAGAGTGACAATGATGTCCTAATGCTGGCTCATGAAATCTTCTACTCTGATCAGGGTCAGAAGTTTACCCTCGAGCACGCGTGGTGTGTCCTGCGGCACGAACAAAAGTGGATAAGCCTTAACACACCTACGCCCACCGGTTCAAAGAGAAAGAGTGGGGAGGTCAGTTCCCAAACTTCAAGCACAGCTGTGGGTGAGGTCAGTTCCGACTCTTCAATGCATCCTGAAGGTATCAAGGCTGCGAAAGCAAGCAGGAATATTAGAAAAGGAAAGGTTATTGAGGACTATAAGACCATTATGGAGGGCAAGATGGAAGAACTGGCGAGGAAGGAGAAACTGTCGAAGCTGACGATATTAGACACTTTCCTTGCTAAGAAGGATCCACTAAGTTTGAGTGAAGAAACTGTTAAGAACAAGCTGTTGGTCGATCTGTTATAG
- the LOC106325201 gene encoding probable monodehydroascorbate reductase, cytoplasmic isoform 2 isoform X1, with translation MGRAFVYVIVGGGVAAGYAALEFTRKGVSDGELCIISDEPVAPYERPALSKGFLLPEDPTRLPSFHTCVGANDEILTPKWYKEHGIELVLGTRVKSVDARRLTLVTSTGETITYNFLIIATGARALKLEEFGVEGSDAENVCYLRDLSDADRLATVIQSSSNGNAVVIGGGYIGMECAASLVINKINVTMVLAGAHCMARLFTPKIATFYEDYYMGKGVKFIKGTVLTSFEFDSDKKQVTAVNLKDGNQLPADLVVVGIGIRPNISLFEGQLTIEKGGIKVNSQMQSSESSVYAIGDVATFPVKLYGEMRRLEHVDFARKSARHAVSAIMEPEKTGEFDYLPCFYSRFFAFSWQFYGDHVGEVVHFGEYEDGEVFGAYWVKEGHLVGCFLEGGTKEQYETISKATQLKPAVTDMEELEREGLGFTQTVVSQQVVTEVKDVLSSEIVRQTSRVVSLVTVEKPLHVWHAVTGVVVAASVTAFAFWYGRRRRRW, from the exons ATGGGAAGAGCGTTCGTGTATGTGATCGTGGGAGGAGGTGTTGCTGCTGGTTACGCAGCTCTCGAATTCACAAGGAAAGGTGTCTCCGATGGCGAGCTCTGCATCATCTCCGATGAACCC GTTGCACCATATGAGAGGCCCGCGTTAAGCAAAGGTTTTCTGTTGCCAGAAG ATCCTACACGGCTTCCTTCTTTCCACACTTGTGTTGGGGCTAATGATGAGATACTGACCCCAAAATGGTACAAGGAACATG GAATCGAATTAGTCCTTGGAACTCGTGTTAAGTCCGTTGATGCGAGGAGGTTGACTCTTGTAACAAGCACCGGGGAGACTATAACTTACAACTTTTTGATCATTGCAACAGGTGCCAGG GCGCTGAAGCTCGAAGAGTTTGGGGTGGAAGGCTCGGATGCTGAAAATGTATGTTACTTACGAGATCTGAGCGACGCAGACAGGCTTGCCACTGTGATCCAATCAAGCTCCAATGGGAATGCTGTTGTTATCGGTGGTGGCTATATTGGCATGGAATGTGCTGCATCTTTAGTGATCAACAAAATCAATGTGACCATGGTTCTTGCAGGGGCTCACTGCA TGGCGCGTCTCTTTACTCCCAAGATTGCAACTTTCTATGAAGACTACTACATGGGTAAAGGAGTGAAGTTTATCAAAGGAACTGTTTTGACATCATTTGAGTTTGATTCGGATAAAAAG CAGGTCACGGCGGTTAATCTGAAAGATGGGAATCAGTTACCAGCAGATTTGGTCGTGGTTGGAATCGGAATACGACCAAACATAAGCTTGTTTGAAGGACAGCTAACAATAGAGAAAGGAGGGATAAAAGTGAACAGCCAAATGCAGTCAAGTGAGAGTTCAGTGTATGCAATAGGCGATGTAGCTACATTCCCAGTGAAACTATATGGCGAAATGAGGAGGCTAGAGCATGTGGACTTCGCTAGGAAATCTGCACGGCACGCAGTTTCAGCGATCATGGAGCCAGAGAAGACAGGAGAGTTTGACTACTTGCCGTGTTTCTACTCAAGGTTCTTTGCCTTCTCCTGGCAGTTCTATGGAGACCATGTTGGTGAAGTTGTGCACTTTGGGGAGTATGAAGACGGTGAAGTGTTTGGAGCATATTGGGTTAAAGAGGGTCACCTTGTTGGGTGTTTTCTTGAAGGTGGGACCAAAGAACAGTATGAAACTATCTCTAAGGCAACACAGTTGAAACCAGCTGTTACTGATATGGAAGAACTGGAAAGAGAAGGACTCGGGTTTACTCAGACAGTGGTGAGTCAGCAGGTGGTTACTGAAGTTAAGGATGTTCTAAGCTCTGAGATTGTGAGGCAGACGTCAAGAGTTGTGAGTCTTGTGACGGTGGAGAAGCCTTTGCATGTATGGCACGCGGTGACTGGAGTTGTTGTTGCTGCGTCTGTGACTGCGTTTGCTTTTTGGTATGGTAGGAGACGTCGTAGATGGTGA